Proteins from a genomic interval of Microbacterium imperiale:
- a CDS encoding multidrug effflux MFS transporter, translating to MLHPGDAIPTARRVIYIILLGALTALGPFTIDLYLPAFPALEADFQTSAAAIQLTLTGTMVGFALGQLVVGPLSDKLGRRVPLLCVTALHVLSSTAAAIAPTLELLSAARVFMGIGAAAGGVVAMAIVRDLFGGRRLVVMLSRLALVSGVAPVAAPLVGSGLLTVMPWRGIFVVLAAYGAVMLIASLFLVPETLPKARRRDSGSATVWQRYRSVLSDRIFIGVLIIGGMTFSGLFSYLSSSSFLFQQTYGFDPQQYGVLFAVNSLGVVLGVQTASRLAARFGPQWVMAISTAVLVVAGASIIVTDQLGLGLWGTVVPLFFFITACGFTFPCVQVLALDRHGRAAGTAASLIGAVNFGVAGFISPLAAWISGDAGITPTSMASVMAACAVIAVLSLWLVVRPRTVPQLSP from the coding sequence ATGCTTCACCCCGGTGATGCCATCCCCACCGCGCGCCGGGTGATCTACATCATCCTGCTGGGCGCCCTCACCGCGCTCGGACCGTTCACGATCGACCTCTACCTGCCGGCCTTCCCGGCGCTCGAGGCCGACTTCCAGACGAGCGCCGCCGCGATTCAGCTCACCCTGACGGGCACGATGGTGGGCTTCGCCCTCGGACAGCTCGTCGTCGGCCCCCTCAGCGACAAGCTCGGCCGCCGTGTCCCGCTGCTGTGCGTCACCGCGCTGCACGTGCTCTCGAGCACCGCCGCCGCGATCGCCCCGACCCTCGAGCTGCTGAGCGCTGCTCGCGTGTTCATGGGCATCGGTGCCGCGGCCGGTGGCGTCGTCGCGATGGCGATCGTGCGCGACCTATTCGGCGGTCGCCGCCTCGTCGTCATGCTGAGCCGCCTCGCGCTGGTCTCGGGCGTCGCCCCCGTCGCCGCGCCGCTGGTCGGCTCGGGGCTGCTCACGGTCATGCCGTGGCGCGGCATCTTCGTCGTGCTCGCGGCCTACGGCGCCGTCATGCTCATCGCCTCGCTGTTCCTCGTCCCCGAGACGCTCCCCAAGGCCCGGCGCCGCGACAGCGGGTCGGCCACGGTGTGGCAGCGGTACCGCAGCGTGCTCAGCGACCGCATCTTCATCGGCGTGCTGATCATCGGCGGCATGACCTTCAGCGGACTCTTCTCGTACCTGTCGTCGTCGTCGTTCCTGTTCCAGCAGACCTACGGCTTCGACCCGCAGCAGTACGGCGTCCTGTTCGCGGTCAACTCGCTGGGCGTCGTCCTCGGTGTCCAGACCGCGTCCCGCCTGGCGGCGCGGTTCGGCCCGCAGTGGGTCATGGCGATCTCGACGGCCGTCCTCGTCGTCGCCGGGGCGAGCATCATCGTCACCGACCAGCTCGGCCTCGGGCTGTGGGGCACCGTCGTGCCGCTGTTCTTCTTCATCACCGCCTGCGGGTTCACCTTCCCGTGCGTGCAGGTGCTCGCCCTCGACCGGCACGGGCGTGCCGCAGGCACGGCGGCATCCCTCATCGGCGCGGTCAACTTCGGTGTCGCCGGATTCATCTCGCCGCTGGCGGCGTGGATCTCGGGCGACGCGGGCATCACCCCCACGTCGATGGCGTCGGTCATGGCCGCCTGCGCCGTCATCGCGGTGCTGTCGCTGTGGCTGGTCGTCCGGCCGCGCACGGTGCCGCAGCTCTCTCCCTGA
- a CDS encoding phosphatase PAP2 family protein, with protein sequence MHAPPSSESATDPRRLWPRRAISGGILLLGGGLLGWWLFLQLGQPFDVDRWWNEWLPADPGPVGLVFGLVMNRIGGTWVGVFAIPIATAIALVLLRRPWAAGYFVVASALSALAVQLIKGLVDRSRPEDILVTTDAGSYPSGHTANAATIAVVAFIVFPRVWVLVAGVVWTVLMGLSRTVVHAHWASDTFGGMLIGAGVALIVAAMFTAQLERERTALLQRRS encoded by the coding sequence ATGCATGCGCCACCATCGAGCGAATCCGCGACCGATCCCCGCCGACTCTGGCCCCGCCGTGCGATCAGCGGCGGCATCCTGCTGCTGGGCGGCGGACTGCTCGGCTGGTGGCTCTTCCTGCAGCTGGGTCAGCCGTTCGACGTCGATCGCTGGTGGAACGAGTGGCTGCCGGCCGACCCCGGCCCGGTGGGATTGGTGTTCGGGCTGGTGATGAACCGCATCGGCGGCACCTGGGTGGGGGTGTTCGCGATCCCCATCGCCACGGCGATCGCGCTCGTTCTGCTGCGCAGGCCCTGGGCCGCGGGGTACTTCGTCGTGGCATCGGCCCTCAGTGCCCTCGCCGTGCAACTGATCAAGGGCCTCGTCGACCGCTCGCGACCCGAGGACATCCTCGTCACCACCGACGCCGGCTCGTACCCCTCCGGTCATACGGCGAACGCCGCGACGATCGCCGTCGTCGCGTTCATCGTGTTCCCGCGGGTGTGGGTGCTGGTCGCGGGCGTCGTGTGGACGGTGCTGATGGGGCTCAGTCGCACGGTCGTTCATGCCCACTGGGCGTCGGATACGTTCGGCGGCATGCTGATCGGTGCCGGGGTCGCCCTGATCGTCGCGGCGATGTTCACCGCGCAGCTCGAGCGGGAACGGACCGCTCTGTTGCAGCGGCGGAGCTAG
- a CDS encoding helicase HerA-like domain-containing protein → MSASPDDPAVPSNPAVAAAELARLRAEADAAEAALVAARARAALAAAEAAAARAAAGSAPAPAAKPASGAEPAPAAEPIPAAEPTPAAESGRAAVEPSTTADPAVPGPLDAAQIDAIRQGYAFAGAALELGALLNDEPLPAAPVRIPLAMTNRHGLIAGATGTGKTRTLQVLVEQFAAHGVPVFAADIKGDLSGLATPGESSERLLARTSAIGQEWAPRSFATEFLALGGRGTGTPIRATVSGFGPLLLSRVLGLNATQESSLGLVFHYADSNGLALVDLSDLRAVLTYLTSDDGKAELAELGGLSKATVGVILRELIAFADAGADVFFGEPEFDVRDLMRTAASGEGVISLLEVPGVADRPVLYSTFLMYLLAELFELLPEVGDVDKPELVFFFDEAHLLFRDASKDFVAAVVQTVRLIRSKGVGVFFVTQTPKDVPADILAQLGSRVQHALRAFTPDDARALRASVGTYPRSGYDLERVLQELGTGEAIVTVMNERGAPTPVAWTRLRAPQASMAPAAAADVDALVSASQLRPRYAEAIDRESAREILTARMNAAQAALDAAEAEAARRKAEQDAAKLRAKADAAYAKQLAAIRKQAAADEARERRDHERMLRSLTTNTRSRRRTPAEQILGSRAGQDLLTGVIRGIFGTGRR, encoded by the coding sequence ATGAGCGCCTCGCCCGACGATCCGGCCGTCCCCTCCAACCCCGCGGTGGCGGCCGCCGAGTTGGCGCGGCTGCGCGCCGAAGCGGATGCCGCCGAGGCGGCGCTCGTCGCCGCACGAGCCCGCGCTGCGCTCGCGGCAGCGGAGGCGGCGGCCGCTCGCGCAGCAGCCGGATCCGCTCCGGCTCCCGCCGCTAAGCCGGCCTCTGGCGCCGAACCCGCGCCGGCTGCCGAGCCGATCCCTGCCGCGGAGCCGACCCCCGCCGCCGAGTCCGGCCGTGCTGCCGTCGAGCCGTCGACCACGGCCGATCCCGCGGTTCCGGGTCCGCTCGACGCGGCGCAGATCGACGCGATCCGGCAGGGGTACGCGTTCGCGGGAGCGGCCCTCGAGCTCGGTGCGCTGCTCAACGACGAGCCGCTGCCGGCGGCGCCGGTGCGGATCCCGCTCGCGATGACCAACCGCCACGGCCTCATCGCGGGGGCCACCGGCACCGGCAAGACGCGCACCCTGCAGGTGCTCGTCGAGCAGTTCGCCGCGCACGGGGTGCCGGTGTTCGCGGCGGACATCAAGGGTGATCTGTCGGGCCTGGCGACACCGGGGGAGTCCAGCGAGAGGCTCCTCGCCCGCACGAGCGCGATCGGGCAGGAGTGGGCGCCGCGCTCGTTCGCGACCGAGTTCCTCGCGCTCGGCGGACGGGGAACCGGCACGCCCATCCGAGCGACGGTGTCGGGCTTCGGCCCGCTGCTGCTCAGCCGCGTCCTCGGGCTCAACGCGACGCAGGAATCGAGTCTGGGCCTCGTCTTCCACTACGCCGACAGCAACGGTCTGGCTCTCGTCGACCTCTCCGACCTGCGCGCGGTGCTGACCTACCTGACCAGCGACGACGGCAAGGCCGAGCTGGCCGAGCTCGGCGGCCTGTCGAAGGCGACGGTCGGCGTCATCCTCCGCGAGCTCATCGCCTTCGCCGATGCCGGCGCCGACGTGTTCTTCGGCGAGCCCGAGTTCGACGTCCGCGACCTGATGCGCACCGCCGCGTCGGGCGAGGGGGTCATCAGCCTGCTCGAGGTGCCCGGCGTCGCCGACCGGCCCGTGCTGTACTCGACCTTCCTCATGTACCTGCTCGCCGAGCTGTTCGAGCTGCTGCCCGAGGTGGGTGACGTCGACAAGCCCGAACTGGTCTTCTTCTTCGACGAGGCCCATCTGCTCTTCCGTGACGCCTCGAAGGACTTCGTCGCCGCCGTCGTGCAGACCGTCCGGCTCATCCGATCGAAGGGAGTCGGCGTCTTCTTCGTGACGCAGACGCCGAAGGATGTGCCGGCCGACATCCTCGCCCAGCTCGGCTCACGTGTGCAGCACGCGCTGCGGGCTTTCACCCCCGACGACGCGAGAGCGCTGCGGGCGAGTGTCGGAACCTATCCGCGATCGGGCTATGACCTCGAGCGCGTGCTCCAGGAGCTCGGCACGGGCGAAGCGATCGTCACCGTCATGAATGAGCGGGGCGCTCCGACCCCGGTCGCGTGGACCCGTCTGCGGGCACCCCAGGCCTCGATGGCGCCCGCGGCTGCGGCGGATGTCGACGCCCTGGTGTCGGCGTCCCAGCTGCGACCGCGCTACGCCGAGGCGATCGACCGCGAGTCCGCGCGCGAGATCCTCACCGCCCGCATGAACGCCGCGCAGGCCGCCCTGGATGCGGCCGAGGCCGAGGCTGCACGCCGGAAGGCGGAACAGGACGCCGCCAAGCTGCGGGCGAAGGCCGACGCGGCGTACGCCAAGCAGCTCGCCGCCATCCGCAAGCAGGCGGCCGCCGACGAGGCGAGAGAGCGTCGCGATCACGAGCGAATGCTGCGCAGTCTGACGACGAACACGCGGTCGCGCCGCCGGACGCCGGCAGAGCAGATCCTCGGCTCGCGCGCCGGCCAGGATCTGCTCACCGGCGTCATCCGCGGCATCTTCGGCACGGGCCGGCGGTGA
- a CDS encoding MFS transporter, giving the protein MSRTRTKRPARRRLEVDDVIVVERTKVRTAISGTVVGNFMEWFDFGIYGYLAVTLTVVFAEDIPDPWGLLVTLLGFAVSFLVRPLGGIVLGPLGDRIGRQRVLFLTMAMMATATALIGLLPTSAQIGIWAVVPLYLLKMVQGFSTGGEYAGASTYVTEFSPDRSRGFWASWLDVGSYVGFAAGATVVALTTVIAEGLWGPDAMVDGGWRIPFLVAIPLGIVAIWFRLRIPETPAFEQESSSAALDGADDPFARHGIGGIIRHHWRTILIAVAIVAATNTAGYALTSYMPTYLETEVGLSNLSAAVATVPVLVVMSATLPFVGRLSDRFGRRRVYACAIVASLVLTVPAFAIMQIGELWAVFIALGIIAVPVALFVAISASALPALFPTATRFGAMGIAYNLAVSLFGGTTPLFSQALIEWTGNTYMPAFYIMFFSALAAVALFSMRETAQRPLLGSMPTVESRAEAEAIVARQDDDPRIDTSTMPLDIIRP; this is encoded by the coding sequence ATGTCACGCACGCGCACGAAGCGCCCCGCCCGTCGACGCCTCGAGGTCGACGACGTCATCGTCGTCGAGCGCACGAAGGTCCGCACCGCGATCTCGGGCACCGTCGTGGGCAACTTCATGGAGTGGTTCGACTTCGGCATCTACGGCTACCTGGCGGTCACGCTCACCGTCGTCTTCGCCGAAGACATCCCCGACCCGTGGGGTCTGCTGGTGACCCTGCTCGGGTTCGCCGTGTCGTTCCTCGTGCGGCCGCTCGGGGGGATCGTGCTCGGACCCCTGGGCGACCGGATCGGGCGCCAGCGGGTGCTGTTCCTGACGATGGCGATGATGGCCACCGCGACGGCGCTCATCGGCCTGCTGCCCACCTCGGCGCAGATCGGCATCTGGGCCGTCGTCCCCCTCTACCTGCTCAAGATGGTGCAGGGCTTCTCGACCGGCGGGGAGTACGCGGGGGCCTCGACCTACGTCACCGAGTTCTCCCCCGACCGCTCGCGCGGCTTCTGGGCATCGTGGCTCGACGTCGGCTCGTACGTCGGCTTCGCCGCCGGTGCGACGGTCGTGGCGCTGACCACGGTGATCGCCGAGGGCCTGTGGGGACCCGACGCCATGGTCGACGGCGGCTGGCGCATCCCGTTCCTCGTGGCCATCCCGCTGGGCATCGTCGCGATCTGGTTCCGCCTGCGCATCCCCGAGACGCCCGCCTTCGAGCAGGAGAGCTCGTCGGCCGCTCTCGACGGTGCGGACGATCCGTTCGCGCGGCACGGCATCGGCGGCATCATCCGCCACCACTGGCGCACCATCCTGATCGCCGTCGCGATCGTCGCGGCCACCAACACCGCGGGGTACGCGCTGACGAGCTACATGCCCACCTACCTCGAGACCGAGGTCGGCCTGTCGAACCTGTCGGCCGCCGTCGCAACCGTACCCGTGCTGGTGGTGATGTCGGCCACCCTGCCCTTCGTCGGGCGCCTCAGCGACCGCTTCGGCCGGCGGCGCGTCTACGCGTGCGCGATCGTCGCCTCGCTCGTGCTGACGGTTCCCGCCTTCGCCATCATGCAGATCGGCGAGCTGTGGGCGGTGTTCATCGCGCTCGGCATCATCGCCGTGCCCGTCGCGCTGTTCGTGGCGATCTCGGCGAGCGCGCTGCCGGCGCTGTTCCCCACCGCCACCCGCTTCGGCGCGATGGGGATCGCCTACAACCTCGCCGTGTCGCTCTTCGGCGGCACCACGCCCCTGTTCAGCCAGGCGCTGATCGAGTGGACGGGCAACACCTACATGCCGGCCTTCTACATCATGTTCTTCTCGGCGCTCGCGGCCGTCGCGCTCTTCTCGATGCGCGAGACCGCACAGCGCCCTCTGCTCGGTTCGATGCCGACGGTGGAATCGCGGGCCGAGGCCGAGGCCATCGTCGCGCGTCAGGACGACGATCCGCGCATCGACACCTCGACGATGCCGCTCGACATCATCCGCCCGTGA
- a CDS encoding SDR family oxidoreductase, which yields MSELTAPTGREPELQAQPRDDGSAPRALVLGATGYIGGRLVPRLVAAGYRVRVLARVPERVASFPWGADVEVVSGSADDPDAVAAAVDDVDVLYYLIHAMGAGAGFEAADERAARTVARAAAAASVRRIVYLGGLHPADGELSPHLRSRVQVGEILLASGVPTLVLQAGVVIGSGSASFEMVRHLTDVLPYMPAPRWVRNRIQPIAVRDVLHYLLGAARVDPELNRAVDIGGPDVLRYGQMMNGYALEAGLRQRAIAALPVLTPGLASHWVNLVTPVPRSIARPLIASLQNECVMDDHDIDAIIPPPEGGLTPYRRAVQLALGRVDADEVETSWQDADVLGAPSDPLPSDPEWAGRTVFTDERSSDTTASPERLWAVIAGIGGTNGWYSARALWEIRGWMDRLVGGIGLARGRRSRGTVRVGDAIDFWRVEAVEEGRLLRLRAEMRVPGEAWLELKAVPREGGARYEQRAVFFPRGLAGRLYWLGVLPFHGLIFTAMATRITEMAEGRAPTATADAEGARSARDVATAAAPDSMVGS from the coding sequence ATGAGCGAGCTGACCGCACCCACCGGACGCGAACCCGAACTGCAGGCCCAGCCCCGGGACGACGGTTCGGCGCCGCGGGCCCTCGTCCTCGGTGCGACGGGATACATCGGCGGGCGCCTCGTGCCCCGTCTCGTCGCCGCCGGGTACCGTGTGCGCGTCCTCGCGCGGGTACCGGAGCGCGTGGCCAGCTTCCCCTGGGGCGCGGACGTCGAGGTCGTGTCCGGATCGGCGGATGACCCGGATGCCGTCGCCGCGGCGGTCGACGATGTCGACGTGCTCTACTACCTCATCCACGCGATGGGCGCCGGCGCCGGCTTCGAGGCCGCCGACGAACGGGCCGCTCGAACCGTCGCCCGGGCCGCGGCCGCGGCATCCGTCCGTCGCATCGTCTACCTCGGCGGCCTGCACCCCGCCGACGGCGAGCTGTCGCCGCACCTGCGCTCGCGCGTGCAGGTCGGTGAGATCCTGCTCGCATCCGGCGTGCCGACACTCGTGCTGCAGGCGGGCGTCGTGATCGGCTCGGGGTCGGCGTCGTTCGAGATGGTGCGCCACCTCACCGACGTGCTGCCCTACATGCCCGCGCCGCGGTGGGTGCGCAACCGCATCCAGCCGATCGCCGTGCGCGACGTGCTGCACTACCTGCTGGGCGCGGCCCGCGTGGATCCTGAGCTCAACCGCGCCGTCGACATCGGCGGACCCGACGTGCTGCGGTACGGCCAGATGATGAACGGGTACGCGCTCGAGGCGGGCCTGCGCCAGCGCGCCATCGCCGCGCTGCCGGTGCTCACTCCGGGCCTCGCGTCGCACTGGGTCAACCTCGTCACGCCGGTGCCGCGCTCGATCGCGCGTCCGCTGATCGCCTCGCTGCAGAACGAGTGCGTCATGGACGACCACGACATCGACGCCATCATCCCGCCCCCCGAGGGCGGACTGACCCCGTACCGCCGGGCCGTCCAGCTGGCCTTGGGGCGCGTCGACGCCGACGAGGTCGAGACGAGTTGGCAGGACGCCGACGTCCTCGGCGCTCCGAGCGACCCCCTGCCGAGCGACCCGGAATGGGCGGGCCGGACGGTGTTCACCGACGAGCGCAGTTCCGATACGACCGCCTCGCCGGAACGGCTGTGGGCCGTCATCGCGGGCATCGGCGGCACGAACGGCTGGTACTCCGCCCGGGCGCTCTGGGAAATCCGCGGCTGGATGGACCGCCTCGTCGGCGGTATCGGGCTCGCGCGCGGCCGCCGCAGCCGGGGCACGGTGCGCGTCGGCGACGCGATCGACTTCTGGCGCGTCGAGGCGGTCGAGGAAGGCCGGCTGCTGCGGCTGCGCGCCGAGATGCGGGTGCCCGGTGAAGCGTGGCTCGAGCTGAAGGCGGTGCCGCGTGAGGGCGGAGCGCGCTACGAGCAGCGCGCCGTCTTCTTCCCGCGCGGGCTCGCGGGGCGGCTGTACTGGCTCGGAGTGCTGCCCTTCCACGGCCTGATTTTCACCGCCATGGCCACCCGCATCACCGAGATGGCCGAGGGTCGCGCGCCGACGGCGACGGCGGATGCCGAGGGTGCCCGGTCGGCGCGCGATGTGGCCACCGCGGCGGCGCCGGACTCTATGGTGGGCTCATGA